One genomic region from Nymphaea colorata isolate Beijing-Zhang1983 chromosome 10, ASM883128v2, whole genome shotgun sequence encodes:
- the LOC116262662 gene encoding protein MIZU-KUSSEI 1-like, translated as MPIIHHEVGGGRGAVQFMSDAAAVDCQKQMKCWRLFRSLLELLIPCCGCSYVEHEEAEDIYVRQPSVGASGRTEGTITGTIFGRRKGRVSFCIQHNSKATTPALLLDLAVPTRVLAREMMTGLLRISLECNVDAQKNGSLFSVPVWTMYFNGKKVGLAIRRNPTKADLGFFKVMRSVFVGAGIVGRKTAPENGGEEGCADELMYFRANFKRVSGSGDSESFHLINPDGNVGQELSIFFRRSRKTKA; from the coding sequence ATGCCAATTATTCACCATGAAGTTGGCGGCGGCCGCGGCGCCGTCCAGTTTATGAGCGACGCGGCCGCCGTCGACTGCCAGAAGCAGATGAAATGCTGGAGGCTGTTCAGATCACTGCTGGAGCTCCTCATTCCCTGTTGCGGCTGCAGCTACGTCGAGCACGAGGAAGCGGAAGACATCTACGTCCGGCAGCCGAGCGTCGGCGCCTCCGGCAGGACCGAAGGCACAATCACCGGCACCATATTCGGCCGCAGAAAGGGGAGGGTGAGCTTCTGCATACAGCACAACTCCAAGGCCACCACTCCCGCGCTGCTGCTGGACCTGGCCGTGCCGACTCGAGTGCTGGCGAGGGAGATGATGACCGGTCTGCTCCGTATCTCCCTCGAGTGTAACGTCGACGCGCAGAAGAACGGGTCGCTATTCTCCGTGCCGGTCTGGACAATGTATTTCAACGGGAAGAAGGTGGGGTTGGCCATCAGGAGGAACCCCACCAAAGccgatctcggcttcttcaaggTCATGCGTTCGGTGTTTGTCGGCGCCGGAATTGTTGGTAGGAAGACGGCGCCGGAAAACGGCGGCGAGGAGGGCTGTGCGGACGAGCTCATGTACTTCCGAGCCAATTTCAAGAGGGTGTCGGGTTCGGGCGATTCTGAGTCGTTCCATCTGATCAACCCTGATGGGAATGTCGGTCAGGAGCTCAGCATCTTCTTCAGGCGATCGAGGAAGACGAAAGCATGA